Sequence from the Saccopteryx bilineata isolate mSacBil1 chromosome 6, mSacBil1_pri_phased_curated, whole genome shotgun sequence genome:
ccacctgacccatgcaggttcgcatttgattcggacagtcggtaataaaacaatggagccaagaactggtggccattagctttaatcctagcttgcacctggtgggcaagtgaaaacacacactgggctccaaaacccactcacattcagtgctcacaaagctactgacttatctcagtttcctagaatcaatggtttctagctcaccagtcttagtCACCTCCGTTCCCTATCTCCTctctatacaaactctgcacaaactgacttctccatcagcactccgccatcttggctgcctctcttatCCTCCTCGTGgccttttctgctctcctctctctgatcTCCTAGAAGGTAATGACTTTTCTCCCGGAACAGCGTGATATCTCTTCCTGTAGAAGTACCACGCACTAACCGATTGCGCCACTGAAgctcctctcttccttttaaaaccttttgtccagcctgacctgtggtggcgcagtggataaagcgtcaacctggaaacactgaggttgccggttcgaaaccctgggcttgcctggtcaaggcgcatatgggagttgatgcttcctgctcctccccccttctctctctctctcctctctataatgaataaataaaatctaaaaaaaaaattatttaaaaccttttgtccaatttgtgaaaaaaaatgtcagatgATAGTAAATCTCTATATCCATAGAAAATGTGATCATCATTGAAACAGGCTAGAATCAGGCTGCAAGAGCTGTTTTGTGAACTAGAGGAGGGGCTACAGTTAGTATGCATGCCATATCCTTATCTCCAGATGGTCAAGAGCTTTGGAAcacactgtctgtctgtcctagataataaataaatctgtttaactttgtctaaaaaaacaaaaaaccttttgtCGCGACCGctctgccccaacacacattaatataatcactcccatcccaagcaagaagggcaactaatatcatcacctgggcaatgggcttccacatgggcagtgccatctttaacaaagtgacataatatattttatctgcccaacagtactgTATACTTTTGCAGCCCAATCAGTAATACCAGCGTTGCGTGGAAAAAACCTACTCGACACAAACTgcaaaaagaagagggagaggcctgCGGGGACAGGCAGTGAAGACCTCTGGAGTCCCCTTTCTCACAGCTGTTATTGAGCAGAGGACAAAACTTCTttataagaacaaagacaacatgATTACAGGGGGGCAggaagatcaaatgagataaggagaaagaataaatgaacaaggtACTTTTTGCTGACAAGAAAGGGCTATtatgggtcagtacattctttttcttttggtaattAACAAATACAAAGGAAGGGGAAATCTAGAACCTCTGGGCTACTTTACTAAAGCCCCTTCAGGATTATTTGTGTCAGCACAAAGATCACTTACTCACAGAGTGTCTGGGTTTGCATCCAAAACATTCACTGAGGGTTGTTAACTAGTTTCCCAGTCAGGTCATACAGGGTTCAAAGTTAGATGGCTGGTTGCCTACAATGCAGCTGTTCTATGATGCATCCTGAGGTGAGATTTTTCCCTAGCCTGTGCCCATTCATCTCacaaagaatgtatatgctggcTTTTTTGAGAGTGGTATATGGCCACAGCTGTGACCATTACTCCTTATACACTTAAGATGTCTCGTGAGAGTGGAGTCCCTGGAGAGACAATGGGTGGAGGATTGAGTGGTTTATTGGTGACTGAGGAGGAAATGGACTGAGGAGGAAactgacctgcagtgtgttcaCAGCTGAGATCTCATGGGCACTCCTGACCCAGGATGACCCTCTGAACCCAACAGAATCAAGGTGTTGAgattctgtctctccttctcagtCAGTCATGGGCCATGAGCTACCCTGTGTGAAGGGGCTGTTCTCTGTGGCTCAGAGCAAACCCTAAAGAAGAATTCATCATCAGGACAATCAGCAGCAGTTATCAGCAGCTACAGGAGTGTCAGTCCTGAtaaggttatcttttttttttttttaaagactttatttattcattttagagagaagagagacgggGCTGTGGGGAAAGAATGAAGCAGTTCAGTAGCAGGAAGCAttacctcccatatgtgccttaaccaggcaaacccagggcctcgaaccagcaaccttagcattccagattgGTTtgtcatcacaggtcaggcttatctgAGCAAAGGTCCACAGCATCCTCACTGAAGGATCTCCCCACGTTATGAGAACGATGCAGGATCCCAGGATCCCTGTCCACAATCTCTGCAAACACACTGCCCGTCCCTGAGAATGCCCTCAAGTGCCTGCCTGTTGGCCACTGGTTTTCGGTCACTGTTTACTATCTGCTAACACCTCATTGACAGTTTGTGCACACATGCTTCCCGCCTAACTGCACCCTCCTTGTGCACTGGAGGCAGACTTACGGCTACTGCTTACCTGCACGCTGCATGCATGCGACTCCTCTGGTGAATGTGTCCTTGGTGCCTGATGACAGCCGACACATCTCTGCAGGTTCActtacttcacacacacacagtgggataGTTGGGTGTCTCTCTGGTGTAAGATGAGGTCTCACTGATTGCTAAGTCCTGAGCATGATTTGTGCATACGCGAGGCTTCCCCCTTGCATGTGTTCTCCAGAGTCTGATAAGATCAgacttatagcctgacctgtggtggcgcagtggataaagcgttgacctggaaatgctgaggtcaccggtttgaaaccctgggcttacctggtcaaggcacatatgggagttgatgcttccagctcctcccctcttcactctctctgtctctctctctcctctctaaaaatgaataaataaaataaaaaactatatatatataaaaaaaaaagatcagacttATAGCTAAAGCTTCACCCACACTTCATGAAAATATCATGCTTGTCCTTGAATTTGTCCTCTGGTGCTTAAAAAGTTTTGCTTTCCAGGTAAAGCCTCATCAATAGTAACCACACACGTAAGGATTCTCTCCCGAGTACATCCTCTGGTGTCTCCTGAGGAATGACTCATCATCAAATCCTCATCCATGCTCTAGACACACATTGGACTTCTCCCACGAGTGAGTCCTCCACTGTCTCCTGAAGGCTGACTCATAACCAAATCCTCATCTACACTCTGGGCACATGTATGGCTTTTCCCCCGAATGAGTCCAGCGGTGCTGAATAAGATCTGAACCATGTCTGAAGCTCTGTCCACGTTCCCAGCAAACatgcttctcccctgagtgtttcCTTTGTCAAGGGGGATGACTTCCAGCTATAGCCTCGTCCACACTCTGAGAAGAGATGATGTTCTCCCTCAGGTGAGCCATCTGGTGTGTCCTGAGGTCTCTCATATGACCAAATTCTTGTCCACACTCCAGGCACACATAGGGTGTCTCCCCggagtgagtcctctggtgtgtCCTGAGGGCTAACTTATAACCAAATCCTTGTCCACACTCCAGGCAAAtgaagggcttctcccccgagtgagtcctctggtgtgtTTTGAGTTGTGATTTCTCACGAAATCCTCGTCCACAATCCGGACACACGAAGGGCTTCTCCACTGAGTGAGTCCGCTGGTGTCTCCTGAGTTTTGAATTATAATGAAATCCTtgtccacactctgggcacatgaagggcttctcccccgagtgagCCATCTGGTGTGACCTAAGATCTCTCATATTACCAAATTCTCGTCCACATTCTAGGCACACATAGGGTGTCTCCCttgagtgagtcctctggtgtctCCCGAGAGCTGACTTATAAACAAAGcctcgtccacactctgggcacacaaagggcttctcccccgagtgagtcATCTGGTGTCTCCTGAGTTTTGAATTAACacgaaatcctcgtccacactctgggcacacgaatggcttctcccccgagtgagtcATCTGGTGTCTTCTGAGGTCTCTGAGAAAACCAAATTCTCGTCCACACTCCAGGCACTTATAGCGTGTCTTTCCCGAGTGAGTCCGCTGGTGTGTCCTGAGGGCTGACTTATAaccaaatcctcgtccacactcaaGACACACAAAGGGCTTTTCCTTTGAATGAGTCTGCTGGTGTCTCCTGAGTTTTGACTTAACAAGAAATTCTCGTCCACATTCTGGGCACATGAAGGGCTTCTCCACCAAGTGAGACTGCTGGTGTCTTCTGAAGTCTGATTTATAACCAAATCCTAGTCCACACTCCGAGCACAGGTATGGCTTCACAGCCGAGTGAGCCCGCTGGTGTCTCCTGAGGTCTGACTTATAAACAAAAGctcttccacactccaggcacacaaagggcttctccccGGAGTGAGTCTGCTGGTGTCTCCTAAGGTCTGACTTATAACCAAATGCTCGACCACACTCAAGACACATAAAATGTTTCTCCTCCGAGTGAGTCCGCTGGTGCATCGGGCCATTTAATTTATCACCAAATCTTTGGATGCAGTTATCACACAGGAAAGGATTCTCCATTGATGAGGGCGCCCCTGGGTGTCTGAAGATCTGTGATGTAAGTGTGAAGCCTCGCCCACACTGCCTGCAAacgtagggcttctcccctgagagGGTCACCCTGTCTGCCATAACGTTTGATTCCAGGCGGCAGTCTGGTTCGAGCTCACTACAGCTCACAGCTCCAGATCTTGGGGTTACTAAttccttcttccccttgtctGTCGGCACAGGGCTTACCCTTTGGGCTGAGCTGGGCTCTATTTCTAGCACCTCATGACCTTCCCTAGAATGTCCTTGGGGTGGGCTGCGGAATGTGCCTGAGGTTTCCCTCTCCGCCatcctctcaaaaaaaagtctcaagCCATCTTCTCTGCCTTCACCTTCTGTGTTTTCTCTCCAGCAACTATGAGAAAAAGACGTCAGCTCCTGATGCCACAGCACCAAATCCCCCAGACAGAAGTCACACATGTCCGTGCACATGGGAAGCACCGGCTGGCTGGGCAGTGGCTCTCGGGAGAAGGTCAGACGGCGGGAGCAGTGGGGGTTCATTTCTGGCTTTGATTCTGCTGGAGAAAGAAAGTTCGGTCACAGAAGCCCCAACAGGACTGCAGGGCTGTCCCTCCTGGTCTCAGGAAAACTAGGGccctcctggcctgacctgtggtggcgcagtggataaagcatcgacctggaaatgctgaggtcgccagttcgaaaccctgggcttgcctggtcaaggcacatatgggagttgatgcttcctgctcctccccccttctctctctctctctctcctttctaaaatgaataaaaaacaaaaaaaacaaaaaagaaaactagggcCCTCCTGCCATACCTGTTATTGATACTATGTGTACAATGTCATTTGCTCCCACCAATGATTTCTTTAGGTTCCAGTTTTACACAGTCCCTTTTCTATGACGATCCAAGGGAACCACCCCAGAAACATCTTCTACATGTCACTCAGACTAGGAGTCTCCCCAGCAAGCAATCTGCCCTGTACAAGCTTCAATACCAGCAGCTGTTTCTTCTCGTAAGTCAGCCTAGCCATGACACTCCCACTAGTGCCCTGATTACACTTCTGTTGTACTTGGAGGTGACAGTCTCTATGACTGATGTGGAAATCTACttcatgatttcacttattaccaaaaaaaaaaaaaaagactgaacacAAGAAAAGTCACTTGCTCAGGAAGACTCCCAAACACAGGAAATGGTATGGAACATTACACAGTGGTTGAACAGATATATTGGAAATGAGTCTGAATTTCAGGTTTCCCATTTGCAaacaaatatttagaagaaataatttctaagtACTAAGTTCTCTGTTAAATACTGTAACTTCAGCCATGTACAAGAAAGACGTGGTCCATGGTTAAAGGATTTAGAAACCCTGTGCACAGACCAATCTCATCACACTAACActggcatggccaacatatggcccatgGGCTGGATCCGGCTCACATAATGAATTTATGCGGTCCACGATTAAAATCTTAATATTtcccactactttaaaatctcatctactcagaagcagaagcatctctggttattggaaatcgagatatttaagaagatagtgatacgcagaaaagaatttcgcatgtgactaatctagggttaactttcaataattggtcgaatggattcataatacttctttattttttttttaaactccattataaagatttacaacttttggccctggccggttggctcagtggtagagcgtcggcctggcgtgggggggacccgggttcgattcccggccagggcacgtaggagaagcgcccatctgcttctcccccccccccccttcctctctgtctctctcttccccttccgcagccaaggctccattggagcaaagatggcccaggtgctggggatggctccttggcctctgccccaggcactagagtggctctggttgcagcagagcgatgccccagaggggcagagcatcgccccctggtgggcagagcatcgcccctggtaggcgtgccgggtggatcccggtcaggcgcatgcgggagtctgactgtctctccctgtttccagcttcagaaaaatacaaaaaaaaaaaaaaaaaaaaagaaaagaaaaagatttacaacttttgtacttgtctgtattcgatatgaactgtttgatgttaaGCAGCGATGTGACACCCACATTcatttaggcggagtttgccagtgcacacccaaggtcaaacaattcattatttttgtggtcaagtgtgctgaatcaagtagcattgtagcatagacaatagctgcagttaataactgaaaacgtgtgcaggctgtttgtaaaatgaaataactgttttatatgcgatataaccccttcaagctcattatattaattaaatattgtgttGATTGTGATATAgtatggatatttatatggtatgtaatgatatttttattaaaacaatattgtatattaaaattttttccaccCACTtacattcataaacaaattatataataaaattttgtttacttaaatgaatcgtttttgtatttaacatttttcaattttaatatttcgcttggcccatgaaaaaagttttccttctaatctggcccaggggcaaaaactgttggccacgttTGCCCTAACATCACACTTGATAACAGGATTTCCCTGGGCCACCAGAGATTGGTGAAGAATTAGTGCCActttgaaacacatttttaaaagtcacaatGTGGTGATCTCATTGCTGCTTCTCCCTTCttatttctatctgtccctctctctgtctctctctatctccgtcacacacacacacatacacaaagtatACCAGACCCAGACAGAGGCAAGTCTTTGCCAAGATTCTAGGACCGACAGAGTTGAAGAAGAGGCAACAGAAGACATGAACATTTGGCCCTGACCGtcagttcagtggtagagcattggcctagcatgtaggtgtccaaggtttgattcctggtcagggcaacaagagaagcaaccatgtgtttctccacccctccccttctcccttccctctctctatctctctcttcccatttcacagacaagACTCAGTTGGAGGAAATTggacccagacactgaggatggctccatggcctcgcctcaggtgctaaaatagctgttGCCAAGCAACACAGCAATGGGCccaggtgggaagagcatcgcccagGAGAGGCCTTgaaggtggatccccgttggggccCATGTGGGACTCTTGCTCTTTGACTTTgtttaagaaatttaagaaaaacattaaatccacttttaaaaatattttgattacatgttgaaataatattttgaaaaaaaaaaaaaagaaataatattttgatagaTTAGATGATATAACATTGTTAATTTCACCCATTCGtgtctacttttttaaaaaaatgtagttacTACGAAATTTAAAGTCAGCCCCGTGGCTCACATTACAGTTGCACAGCACAGCACTGATCTAGTGCAAGGGGTGGAAACAATAATGCCTGCGACCTATTTAGTCCTCCCCTCTGTTTCTGTACAGTCGACAAGTTCAGGATGGCATTTAAACtgtgaaagagacaggaacaaatCAAGAGAATAACAGAGCATGACACATGAAACGATATGAAATTCAGACTTTTGTTTCCGCCAGAACCGTCTTACGGGGACGCAATCATACTCATTCCTCTACGTACCGACCTGACGACTTTAGTGCGACCCGGAGAGAGTTCAGAGCGGTTAGAGACCACATCGCCCATAAAAGACCTAAAGTAGCTATCCTCCGGCCCTTTACAGAAAGTGTGGCTGTTGGCTGATTCAGGGTAACGTGGCAATTGAAAGTATCCACCAACGGTTAAAGAAtccatgtaattttctaaataaaaaaaaaaaaaaaaactagcttatGAAACTCAAATTTCTGACGGTTGCAGAAGGCGTTTCTCACTACTCTGCCATGTGCAAACTGCACTCCCGGTCCCACTGGCCTCCTTACAATTCCTTCCCTGGGAGGGACCATCCCTTCCTTAAATCCTTAGCACCAAACACGTCTCCACCTGAAATGCTCTTGCTTTAGACACACAGAGTCTAACTCCCTCACCACATTACATCTTTGGTCATGTTACCTCCTCTGTGATTTCAAATTCAGCCCTTCGACCTTTCACACTTGATACTACttcctcctgctttttttttttttttttttcatttttctgaagctggaaacagggagagacagtcagacagactcccgcatgcgcccgaccgggatccacccggcacacccaccaggggcgatgctctgcccaccagggggcgatgctctgcccatcctaggcgttgccatgctgcgaccagagccactctagcgcctgaggcagaggccacagagccatccccagcgcccgggccatctttgctccaatggagccttggctgcgggaggggaagagagagacagagaggaaagcgcggcggaggggtggagaagcaaatgggcgcttctcctgtgtgccctggccggaaatcgaacccgggtcctccgcacactaggccgacgctctaccgctgagccaaccggccagggctccttcctCCTGCTTTAATTGATCATTACTATTGACTAGGAAATGCTTAGGACCATCTAACACACCATCCTTTCCCTGCCCGTGAAACTTCTTGTTTCTTATCTATCTTGATACATTGGGAAAAGTAAACTCCTATAAACAGAGGTTG
This genomic interval carries:
- the LOC136308205 gene encoding zinc finger protein 343-like encodes the protein MSDPGAVTLPDPSALGEQDQEENREDVQTMKNLTPNHETKGLPSSCTDSLQEKEGKPRTLVLITFRDVAVVFTKAEWKRLSPAQRSLYKEVMLENYRNLLSLAESKPEMNPHCSRRLTFSREPLPSQPVLPMCTDMCDFCLGDLVLWHQELTSFSHSCWRENTEGEGREDGLRLFFERMAERETSGTFRSPPQGHSREGHEVLEIEPSSAQRVSPVPTDKGKKELVTPRSGAVSCSELEPDCRLESNVMADRVTLSGEKPYVCRQCGRGFTLTSQIFRHPGAPSSMENPFLCDNCIQRFGDKLNGPMHQRTHSEEKHFMCLECGRAFGYKSDLRRHQQTHSGEKPFVCLECGRAFVYKSDLRRHQRAHSAVKPYLCSECGLGFGYKSDFRRHQQSHLVEKPFMCPECGREFLVKSKLRRHQQTHSKEKPFVCLECGRGFGYKSALRTHQRTHSGKTRYKCLECGREFGFLRDLRRHQMTHSGEKPFVCPECGRGFRVNSKLRRHQMTHSGEKPFVCPECGRGFVYKSALGRHQRTHSRETPYVCLECGREFGNMRDLRSHQMAHSGEKPFMCPECGQGFHYNSKLRRHQRTHSVEKPFVCPDCGRGFREKSQLKTHQRTHSGEKPFICLECGQGFGYKLALRTHQRTHSGETPYVCLECGQEFGHMRDLRTHQMAHLRENIISSQSVDEAIAGSHPP